GCTTCAAATTCCAAATGCCACAAAAGTTTTCATTTGGAGAGCTTGCCTAGAGTCACTCCCTACTAGGTTGAATTTATATAAGAAGAATATTGTGGACTCCGCACTGTGTCCTATATGTGATAAGGAGGAAGAGTCAATCACCCATGCATTATGGAGCTGTCCATCAGCTATGGATGTGTGGAATCAAGGCCCTACAGTTTTTCAAAAAAGCTCCAATAATGTAGGTGATTTTAAAAGCTTGGTGGAGAAGTTCAATGCTTCTTCCAACCAGGATTTGTTGGCCTTATTCTCTATGACAGCTAAAGGTATATGGCAGAGAAGGAATCGTATGCTCTTTGAGAATTCTTTCACACATCCCTCCCTGGTAGCTAGGTAGGCAGTCAACTCTTTGAAACCTTTAAAGCTGCACAGGGTGAGCCTAAGAACAGGACCCAGCACTTCCAAGATCAATTCTCTATATGGATTCCTCCTCCTATGAGTACCATCAAaataaattgggatgcagccTTGAGTGCAGCTAAAAACAGAACTGGAATTGGTCTGGTGGCTCGAAATCATCAGGGCTCCATTGTGTCAACAAAGAAGCTGTCATTAGTTGGTGTATTGGATCCCCTCCTAACTGAAGCTCTTGGTGGCCTTCATGCCGTGGTATTAGCAAAGGAAAGAGGGTGGCAATCAATCATAGTGGAAGGTGACTCTCAAACTGTAATCCATAGCCTTCAAAAACACACTGAAAGATGGGATAGTGTAGGTATGATATTACAGGACATTAGAATTTTATTGGCTGAGTTTGATAAATGTACAGTGAGTTTTGTAAGAAGAAGTGGCAACAATGTTGCTCACTGTCTAGCCAAGGAATCTCTTGAGTTGGTTGAGGATGTGGTTGAATTGCACGTCAGTCCAGTTTTGTAATCTTGTTTTCCTCCTTTGTTATATGATATCAATAGAGTATtgatcttttcaaaaaaaaaaaagaccaagagGCTTGCATGCCTAGCCAAGTGGTTAGGAGCATCCCTTCCCCAAGGGAGTGCACTGGTTCATGCAAGGTGGTGTTAGGAATATCGGTGTCCCGACACCTTGCATTTGTCTTTCCGTAGTCTGGGCTTCATCTCCCTATCGCCCTAGGCCATATATCCTTTGCGCAACCCACAGTCAACACACCAAAGGAGGGGGGGTTGATGTGTGATGATGGCCTTCGGCATGGTCTTAGTCTAGCCCAGGAGGGAAACATGAATGTCCCTACCCATTGGGCCCAGCCTAATAAAGGATTTTGCACCCTCTCCAATTACCCCATCAATTCCTATTGTACGCATTCAGTGGGAATTTGTAATCCTAGTGGTCCAttaatttcattcttttggcAGCTTATGACATCTGGTATGGGAGGTTGTTTGTCATGCGTGTCTTTTCCCCTTTCCATGCTTGGAGGTTGCGCTTAATGGCTTGCCCTACGTTTTCTGTGTAGTAGAAATTGCAGGTCATTCTGCATCCCAATAACACCTGTCTTTTTCCCGTCTAGGCAACTCAATCGTTGCAATCTTCTTATTTAAACCCAAGTACTACATCATTTTCCACTTTCTACCTTTCAAGTTTCCTCCATGCTTCTTACTCCTTTGTGTTTTCCTCCTATCTTCCTTCTCATCCCTTCccaaccttcttcttcttcctcacttgCCTTTAAACCTTGCACATGTCGCCCAAGAGTGCTTCACGTTTAGCTACTTAGGGTGCTCGCTGATAGTCGAATTATGTATAAT
This genomic interval from Carya illinoinensis cultivar Pawnee chromosome 2, C.illinoinensisPawnee_v1, whole genome shotgun sequence contains the following:
- the LOC122301632 gene encoding uncharacterized protein LOC122301632, with protein sequence MDVWNQGPTVFQKSSNNVGDFKSLVEKFNASSNQDLLALFSMTAKAAQGEPKNRTQHFQDQFSIWIPPPMSTIKINWDAALSAAKNRTGIGLVARNHQGSIVSTKKLSLVGVLDPLLTEALGGLHAVVLAKERGWQSIIVEGDSQTVIHSLQKHTERWDSVGMILQDIRILLAEFDKCTVSFVRRSGNNVAHCLAKESLELVEDVVELHVSPVL